The following proteins are encoded in a genomic region of Hymenobacter siberiensis:
- a CDS encoding glycosyltransferase produces the protein MNSLLFWVGLPLYVAAAYLLLNVVYLLAFALAGHLPARPRPARAASGPPRRMCVLMPAYHADAVIRETAPAALAHAYAVPVDVCVIADGLQANTVAALKAEGVNVVEVNFAQSTKGKALLVALTALPADQYDVAVILDVDNVMGADFLTQVNNAFAAGYRVVQGHRTAKNLDSPFAVLDACNEEINNHIFRLGHARLGMSPSLIGSGMAFEYDYLKRLLQDIGDTPGEDKELDFRILRDRVKIAYLPAALVYDEKIGSAAVFGTQRTRWMAAQWEFLGKYSGEGFRQLGRGNWEFFDKIVQTALLPRVLLLGLLTLLVLISWVLPFGPTPGFWAALLGGTGAALLLALPRRLYSRQVARAAAHLPVALGAMALALLQLKKAKTSFLPTPHAAKASSVL, from the coding sequence ATGAATAGCCTGCTTTTCTGGGTCGGCCTGCCGCTGTACGTGGCCGCCGCCTACTTGCTGCTGAACGTGGTATACCTACTGGCTTTCGCGCTGGCGGGGCACCTGCCCGCCCGCCCGCGCCCTGCCCGCGCCGCAAGCGGCCCGCCGCGCCGCATGTGCGTGCTAATGCCCGCCTACCACGCCGATGCCGTGATTCGGGAAACCGCCCCCGCCGCCCTGGCCCACGCTTATGCCGTTCCCGTCGATGTCTGCGTTATCGCCGACGGCCTGCAAGCCAATACGGTAGCAGCGCTGAAGGCTGAGGGCGTGAACGTGGTCGAAGTCAACTTCGCCCAAAGCACCAAGGGCAAGGCCTTGCTCGTCGCCCTCACCGCCCTGCCCGCCGACCAGTACGACGTGGCCGTAATTCTGGACGTGGACAATGTGATGGGGGCTGATTTCCTGACGCAGGTGAACAACGCTTTCGCGGCCGGCTACCGGGTGGTGCAGGGCCACCGCACCGCCAAAAACCTGGACTCGCCGTTTGCCGTGCTCGATGCCTGCAACGAGGAAATCAACAACCACATTTTCCGGTTGGGCCACGCCCGGCTGGGTATGTCGCCGTCGCTCATCGGCTCGGGCATGGCCTTTGAATACGACTACCTCAAACGCCTACTGCAGGACATCGGCGACACGCCCGGCGAGGACAAGGAGCTGGACTTTCGCATCCTGCGCGACCGGGTGAAAATTGCCTACCTGCCGGCCGCGTTGGTCTACGACGAAAAGATTGGCAGCGCCGCTGTGTTCGGCACCCAGCGCACCCGCTGGATGGCCGCCCAGTGGGAATTCCTTGGGAAGTATTCCGGCGAGGGTTTCCGGCAGCTAGGGCGCGGCAACTGGGAGTTTTTCGACAAAATAGTGCAGACTGCCCTGCTGCCCCGGGTGCTGCTGCTGGGCCTGCTCACCCTGCTAGTGCTCATATCGTGGGTGCTGCCTTTTGGCCCCACGCCGGGGTTCTGGGCGGCGCTGCTGGGCGGCACGGGCGCGGCGCTGCTGCTGGCGCTGCCCCGCCGCCTCTACAGCCGGCAGGTGGCGCGAGCCGCCGCGCACCTGCCGGTGGCGCTGGGGGCCATGGCGCTGGCGCTGCTCCAACTCAAAAAAGCCAAAACGTCCTTCCTGCCTACGCCGCACGCTGCCAAAGCCAGCAGCGTCCTCTAG
- a CDS encoding GumC domain-containing protein produces the protein MSPTDILRLLLKNWKLLLAVPLALGGSLFYFTRHEAKSYASETTIYTGIASGYSLTGNSESDYFRTSNAFDNLLSLIKSRETKEHAACYLLASHLQLKELDANQLSWASLSRMRALLPAALRRQLTGPTLAATQRNVTAYASANDTNELYRLLNSHDPVYSVEALGKVNATRINSSDLIKLELETEDAAICRATLALTTQVFLAEYRSLRMSQTAVVIRYYEVEAEKALKRLNDAEEKFLVFNRDNNIINYYEQTKYIAGEREYLYSDINKIEMQYAGALAALAAVDKKLAGRGASLLSSAELLRQRKHLENLNTEIANQQLFARQQETDAAPRTQQLQVQAAETVLAIRTTLNDHYAQLNSVEGIPSKGLLDEWVKNMLEATENKAKLEVMGRRKGEFMAEYHKMAPLGAMLKRIEREIDLTQKTYFALFTSLNDSKASQQNNELTTNLKIVAPPFLPSQARGGKRLVLVAGGAFGGFFFVAATLLGMGLLDKSLRMPSVAQAQTGLPVLGLLPAHPIHPFKKTKKPAKAPKPRDHSYEHAAAEHLARQVLRRVSAAPARPFVAGVLSPLRQEGKTTVVQSLAQSCNAGGLPTLALYPEGTDAGPANDYTRYYSPAQATLHRWNLAELTQPRAADVQLVLIEFPALLEATYPVTLLPELSLVLLTLKASRSWKLTDQQAVADLRAATAAPVEIVLCGVARYDSTDLVIPAAKVA, from the coding sequence ATGAGTCCCACCGATATCCTGCGCCTCCTGTTGAAAAACTGGAAACTGCTGCTCGCGGTGCCGTTGGCGCTGGGCGGCTCGCTGTTTTATTTTACCCGCCATGAGGCCAAATCCTACGCTTCGGAAACCACTATTTACACGGGCATTGCCTCGGGCTATTCGCTCACGGGCAACTCGGAAAGCGACTATTTCCGGACCAGCAACGCCTTCGATAACCTGCTCTCGCTGATAAAATCGCGCGAAACCAAGGAGCATGCCGCCTGCTACCTGCTGGCCAGCCACCTGCAATTGAAAGAGCTGGATGCCAATCAATTGAGCTGGGCCTCGCTCTCGCGGATGCGGGCGCTGCTGCCGGCCGCGCTGCGCCGGCAGCTCACCGGCCCCACGCTGGCCGCTACCCAGCGCAACGTGACGGCCTACGCCAGTGCCAACGATACCAACGAGCTGTACCGCCTGCTGAACTCGCACGACCCTGTGTACTCGGTGGAGGCACTGGGCAAGGTGAATGCCACCCGTATCAACAGCAGCGACCTGATAAAGCTGGAGCTGGAAACCGAGGACGCCGCCATTTGCCGGGCCACGCTGGCGCTTACCACGCAGGTATTTCTGGCCGAGTACCGCAGCCTGCGCATGAGCCAGACGGCCGTCGTAATCCGCTATTACGAGGTGGAAGCCGAAAAGGCCCTGAAGCGTTTGAACGATGCGGAAGAGAAATTCCTGGTTTTCAACCGCGACAACAACATCATCAACTATTACGAGCAGACGAAGTACATCGCCGGCGAACGAGAGTACCTGTACTCCGACATCAACAAGATTGAGATGCAGTACGCAGGGGCCCTGGCCGCCCTGGCGGCCGTGGACAAGAAGCTGGCCGGTCGGGGCGCGTCGCTGCTCAGCAGTGCCGAATTGCTGCGCCAGCGCAAGCACCTGGAAAACCTCAATACGGAAATAGCTAACCAGCAGCTGTTTGCCCGGCAGCAGGAAACTGATGCCGCCCCGCGCACTCAGCAATTGCAGGTGCAGGCCGCCGAAACCGTGCTGGCCATCCGCACCACCCTCAACGACCATTATGCCCAGCTCAACTCCGTGGAGGGCATTCCCAGTAAGGGCCTGCTCGATGAATGGGTGAAAAACATGCTGGAAGCCACCGAAAACAAGGCCAAGCTGGAGGTGATGGGCCGCCGCAAGGGCGAGTTTATGGCAGAATATCACAAAATGGCCCCCCTCGGGGCCATGCTCAAGCGCATCGAGCGGGAAATCGACCTGACCCAGAAAACCTATTTCGCCCTGTTCACCAGCCTCAACGACAGCAAGGCCTCGCAGCAAAACAATGAGCTGACCACCAATCTCAAGATTGTGGCGCCGCCTTTTCTGCCCTCGCAGGCCAGGGGCGGCAAGCGCCTGGTGCTGGTGGCGGGCGGGGCGTTTGGCGGCTTTTTCTTCGTGGCGGCCACCCTGCTGGGCATGGGTCTGCTGGATAAATCGCTGCGGATGCCCTCGGTGGCGCAGGCGCAAACCGGCCTGCCGGTGCTGGGCCTGCTCCCGGCGCACCCCATCCACCCCTTCAAAAAAACCAAAAAGCCCGCCAAAGCCCCCAAGCCCCGCGACCACAGCTACGAGCACGCCGCCGCCGAGCACCTGGCCCGGCAAGTGCTGCGCCGGGTGAGCGCCGCGCCCGCCCGGCCCTTTGTGGCCGGCGTGCTGAGCCCGTTGCGCCAAGAGGGTAAAACCACTGTCGTTCAGTCATTGGCCCAAAGCTGCAATGCCGGCGGCCTGCCCACGCTGGCCCTCTACCCCGAAGGCACCGACGCCGGCCCGGCCAACGACTACACCCGCTACTACTCGCCCGCGCAAGCCACCCTGCACCGCTGGAACCTGGCCGAGCTCACCCAGCCCCGCGCCGCCGATGTGCAGCTGGTGCTCATCGAATTCCCGGCCCTGCTCGAAGCCACCTACCCCGTCACCCTGCTCCCGGAATTGAGCCTGGTATTGCTCACCCTCAAAGCCAGCCGCAGCTGGAAACTCACCGACCAGCAAGCCGTGGCCGACCTCCGCGCCGCCACCGCCGCGCCGGTCGAAATCGTGCTCTGCGGCGTGGCCCGCTATGATAGTACAGACTTGGTTATTCCAGCCGCGAAAGTGGCCTGA
- a CDS encoding O-antigen ligase family protein gives MKSLSLPISFSPALGSLLLLPGAVLLALGTGWLASRMGIMIPGLLVGLPIAVLCLALLFQHPRLGVVAFIGYCFLVMTINRHLKGAPFGLGMDAILVLVWLAVIFHRNREVADWSRVNNDLCKLGLAWFVITVLEIVNPAGASILGWYYEMRGTTFYWFLSVPLAMMLFYRAKDLKLFLTLVIFFSVAGALYGLKQKAFGPDVAEQFWLDSGAAKTHILFGVLRVFSYYSEAAQFGASQAHICVVCLVLALGPFKWWKRVIFGLASALCLEGMLISGTRGAMFVLIAGVFMYLVLSKQVKVLVLGGALAVGAFGVLKYTTIGNASPSVARMRTSLDPNDPSLQVRLRNQARLREYLGPRPFGGGVGVIGMWGEKYNADKYLSTIAPDSYFVKVWAMYGIVGFLIWFGMMLYILGKSCGIVWRIRDPLLRQKLLALTAGFMGILMGSYGNEVMNQMPSAMIVYIGWAFVFLGPALDKGYAERDAEQPVMQSAAKHLACNGDSISRISGSTRDASLRSA, from the coding sequence ATGAAATCCCTGTCCCTCCCCATATCCTTCAGCCCCGCCCTGGGCAGCCTGCTGCTGCTGCCGGGGGCCGTGCTGCTGGCGTTGGGCACCGGCTGGCTGGCTAGTCGGATGGGTATTATGATACCCGGCCTGCTGGTGGGCCTGCCCATTGCGGTGTTGTGTCTGGCGCTGCTGTTTCAGCATCCGAGGCTGGGCGTGGTGGCTTTCATTGGGTATTGCTTTTTGGTGATGACCATCAACCGGCACCTGAAGGGCGCGCCGTTTGGGCTGGGCATGGATGCTATTCTGGTGCTGGTGTGGCTGGCCGTTATCTTCCACCGCAACCGGGAAGTGGCCGACTGGTCGCGGGTGAACAACGACCTGTGCAAGCTGGGGCTGGCCTGGTTCGTCATCACGGTGCTCGAAATAGTGAACCCCGCCGGGGCCAGCATTCTGGGCTGGTATTATGAGATGCGCGGCACCACGTTCTACTGGTTTTTGAGCGTGCCGCTGGCCATGATGCTGTTTTACCGGGCCAAAGACCTCAAGCTTTTCCTCACGCTGGTCATCTTTTTTTCGGTGGCCGGGGCGCTCTATGGGCTCAAGCAAAAGGCCTTCGGGCCGGATGTGGCCGAGCAGTTCTGGCTCGATTCGGGCGCGGCCAAAACGCACATCCTGTTCGGGGTGCTGCGGGTATTTTCCTACTACAGCGAGGCGGCGCAGTTCGGGGCTTCGCAGGCGCACATCTGCGTGGTGTGCCTGGTGCTGGCGCTGGGCCCGTTCAAGTGGTGGAAGCGGGTGATTTTTGGTCTTGCCAGCGCCCTCTGCCTGGAAGGCATGCTGATTTCGGGTACGCGCGGGGCCATGTTCGTGCTCATCGCGGGCGTGTTTATGTACCTCGTGCTCAGCAAGCAGGTGAAGGTGCTGGTGCTGGGCGGCGCGCTGGCCGTGGGCGCGTTTGGTGTGCTCAAGTATACCACCATCGGCAACGCCAGCCCCAGCGTGGCCCGCATGCGCACCTCTCTCGACCCCAACGACCCCTCGCTGCAAGTGCGCTTGCGCAACCAGGCCCGGCTGCGCGAGTACCTGGGGCCCCGGCCTTTCGGCGGCGGCGTGGGTGTGATTGGCATGTGGGGCGAGAAGTACAACGCCGATAAATACCTTTCCACCATTGCGCCCGACAGCTATTTCGTGAAAGTGTGGGCCATGTACGGCATCGTGGGCTTCCTCATCTGGTTCGGCATGATGCTCTACATCCTGGGCAAAAGCTGCGGCATCGTCTGGCGCATCCGCGACCCGCTGCTGCGGCAAAAGCTGCTGGCCCTCACGGCCGGGTTCATGGGCATTCTGATGGGCAGCTACGGCAACGAAGTCATGAATCAGATGCCCTCGGCCATGATTGTGTACATCGGCTGGGCCTTCGTTTTTCTGGGGCCGGCACTGGATAAGGGATATGCAGAGCGTGATGCTGAACAGCCCGTCATGCAGAGCGCAGCGAAGCATCTCGCGTGCAATGGTGACTCAATTAGTAGAATTAGTGGCAGCACGCGAGATGCTTCGCTGCGCTCTGCATGA
- a CDS encoding acyltransferase: MTVVSDFRPLLVQRLALLQQQQPGLSKLGLAFGVVRDLGAGLLKMAAARFYLNNTQLGKRVSVKGRPLFRNAGRVILGDQVRIWSDIQRAKIFVSRGATLRVGDNSRINGAHISVSIGVDIGRNVRIGPNVVIMDDDFHDAASHFSAGKTGAIRIHDNVWIAMGAMVLKGVTIGEGAAVAAGAVVTKDVAPYTLVGGVPAKPIKNLRHE; the protein is encoded by the coding sequence ATGACTGTGGTATCTGATTTTCGGCCGCTGCTGGTGCAGCGGCTGGCCCTGCTCCAGCAGCAGCAACCCGGCTTGAGCAAGCTGGGCCTGGCTTTCGGCGTGGTGCGCGACCTCGGCGCGGGCCTGCTGAAGATGGCGGCGGCCCGCTTCTACCTGAATAATACCCAGCTCGGCAAGCGGGTCTCGGTGAAGGGCCGGCCGCTGTTTCGCAACGCGGGCCGCGTCATTCTGGGCGACCAGGTACGCATATGGTCTGATATTCAGCGGGCTAAAATCTTCGTGAGCCGGGGCGCTACCCTGCGCGTGGGCGATAATTCACGCATCAACGGCGCGCATATTTCCGTCAGCATCGGGGTGGATATCGGCCGCAACGTCCGCATCGGGCCCAATGTCGTCATCATGGACGACGATTTTCACGATGCCGCCAGCCACTTTTCGGCCGGTAAAACCGGGGCCATCCGCATTCACGACAACGTCTGGATTGCCATGGGCGCCATGGTCCTCAAGGGCGTGACGATAGGAGAGGGGGCGGCCGTGGCCGCCGGCGCAGTGGTCACCAAAGACGTGGCACCCTACACGCTGGTAGGCGGCGTGCCGGCCAAACCCATCAAAAACCTGCGGCATGAATAG
- a CDS encoding acyltransferase: protein MAAILTQASPAASIAEPQKSSFARRIKSDPRLKKLAAYLLFQPRRARPRWWVKWLANPFVHTYGRGSLLRRVRRDLIPFNAFVLGADSIIEDYTTVANGMGGIVIGARTLVGIANVLIGPLRIGNDVIIAQNVVFSGMNHGYADVTKPIRYQQCTAAEIVVEDDVWIGANAVITAGVRIGKHAVVAGGSVVTKDVPPYSVVGGNPARILRQYSAASGNWERPPA, encoded by the coding sequence ATGGCCGCAATTCTTACCCAAGCCAGCCCGGCTGCCAGCATCGCTGAGCCGCAAAAAAGCAGCTTCGCCCGCCGCATCAAAAGCGACCCGCGCCTGAAAAAGCTGGCCGCGTACCTGCTGTTTCAGCCGCGGCGGGCGCGGCCCCGTTGGTGGGTGAAGTGGCTTGCCAACCCCTTCGTGCATACCTATGGGCGCGGCTCGCTGCTGCGCCGCGTGCGCCGCGATTTGATTCCCTTTAACGCCTTCGTGCTGGGGGCCGATTCCATTATTGAAGACTACACCACGGTGGCCAACGGCATGGGTGGCATCGTGATTGGGGCGCGTACCCTGGTGGGTATCGCCAACGTGCTGATTGGCCCGCTGCGCATCGGCAACGACGTGATTATTGCCCAGAACGTGGTGTTTTCGGGCATGAACCACGGCTACGCGGACGTGACCAAACCCATCCGCTATCAGCAATGCACGGCGGCCGAAATCGTGGTGGAAGACGATGTCTGGATTGGGGCCAACGCCGTGATTACGGCCGGTGTGCGCATCGGCAAGCACGCCGTGGTGGCCGGCGGCAGCGTGGTCACCAAAGACGTGCCGCCCTATTCTGTGGTGGGCGGCAATCCGGCGCGCATTCTGCGCCAGTACAGCGCCGCTTCCGGCAATTGGGAAAGGCCTCCGGCCTAG
- a CDS encoding glycosyltransferase family 2 protein yields MQPLVSIITVNYNQPGITCELLASLRLLTYSNYEVIVVDNGSPTEDPAPIAARFPEVQLIRSAQNRGFAGGNNLGVAAARGKYVFFLNNDTEVAPGLLEPLVALFETNPHAGIASPKIRYYHSAGLIQYAGCAGINPWTGRGHTIGSQEPDAGQHNGSFATGLAHGAAMMLPMRVIREVGLMPELYFLYYEEHDWCQMVRRAGYECHYVGAATVLHKESVSVGKTSVLKTHYMYRNRLLFMRRNVRGWQLWSGVLFFLLVAVPRHSLTFLLSARHDHLRALWRGLRWHLQPHNVHHNHFLSVRTP; encoded by the coding sequence ATGCAGCCGCTCGTTTCCATCATCACCGTCAACTACAACCAGCCCGGCATCACCTGCGAGCTACTGGCCTCGCTGCGGCTGCTGACCTATTCCAACTACGAAGTGATTGTGGTCGATAACGGCTCGCCTACGGAGGACCCCGCGCCCATTGCCGCGCGGTTTCCGGAGGTGCAGCTCATCCGCTCGGCGCAAAACCGGGGCTTCGCGGGGGGCAACAACCTGGGCGTGGCAGCGGCTCGGGGCAAGTACGTTTTCTTCCTCAACAACGACACCGAAGTGGCCCCCGGCTTGCTGGAACCGCTGGTGGCACTGTTCGAAACCAACCCGCACGCCGGCATTGCTTCCCCCAAAATCCGCTATTACCATTCCGCCGGTCTCATCCAGTACGCCGGCTGCGCGGGCATAAACCCCTGGACTGGCCGGGGCCACACCATTGGCAGTCAGGAGCCAGATGCGGGCCAGCACAACGGCTCCTTCGCCACCGGCCTGGCCCACGGCGCGGCCATGATGCTGCCCATGCGCGTCATCCGCGAGGTGGGGCTGATGCCGGAGCTGTACTTCCTCTACTACGAGGAGCACGACTGGTGCCAGATGGTGCGGCGCGCCGGCTACGAATGCCATTACGTGGGCGCGGCCACGGTTTTGCACAAGGAATCGGTGTCGGTGGGCAAGACTTCGGTGCTCAAAACCCACTACATGTACCGCAACCGGCTGCTGTTTATGCGCCGCAACGTGCGGGGCTGGCAGCTCTGGAGCGGGGTGCTGTTTTTCCTGCTGGTGGCTGTGCCTAGGCATTCGCTCACCTTCCTGCTCAGTGCCCGGCACGACCACCTGCGGGCCCTGTGGCGCGGCCTGCGCTGGCACTTGCAGCCGCACAATGTTCATCACAACCACTTTCTTTCCGTCCGAACGCCATGA
- a CDS encoding glycosyltransferase family 2 protein, protein MLTLLFWLFLAVVLYTYLGYGLIVWAWAKLARGRRPALQPAFEPEVTLVVPAYNEADILAAKVQNCLALDYPADKLQLLFITDGSDDNSGEVLARYPTVRHLHLPARGGKSMAENRAIRYVSTPCVVFTDCNTLLNPEAVRELVKHYADPQVGAVSGEKRVQADGSPSGAGEGLYWKYESLLKRCDSDIYSLMGAAGELVSFRTELFKPLEADTILDDFVQSMRIVNAGYRVVYEPRAYAMEPPSFSLGEEMKRKVRICAGGWQAISRLPALLNPLRQPVVVFLYVSHRVLRWSLTPLLLALLLPLNGLLAVAEGGWYTLMLAAQLGFYAAAGLGWRLAARGRAAGPLLVPLYFTMMNVAVFQGFWRFVRKAQPAAWDKAQRAAVATAQ, encoded by the coding sequence ATGCTAACCTTGCTTTTCTGGCTGTTTCTGGCCGTGGTGCTGTACACCTATTTGGGCTACGGCCTGATAGTCTGGGCCTGGGCGAAGCTGGCGCGGGGCCGCCGGCCAGCCCTGCAGCCTGCTTTCGAGCCCGAGGTCACGCTGGTAGTGCCGGCGTATAACGAGGCCGATATTCTGGCTGCCAAAGTCCAGAACTGCCTGGCCCTGGATTACCCGGCCGATAAGCTCCAGCTGCTGTTCATCACCGACGGCTCCGACGATAATTCGGGCGAGGTACTGGCGCGCTATCCCACCGTGCGGCACCTGCACCTGCCGGCGCGGGGTGGCAAGTCGATGGCCGAAAACCGCGCCATTCGCTACGTGAGCACGCCCTGCGTGGTCTTCACCGACTGCAACACCCTGCTCAACCCCGAGGCCGTGCGCGAGCTGGTGAAGCATTATGCCGACCCGCAAGTGGGGGCCGTGTCAGGCGAGAAGCGGGTGCAGGCCGACGGCAGCCCGTCGGGCGCGGGGGAGGGCCTGTACTGGAAATACGAGTCGCTGCTCAAGCGCTGCGACTCGGACATTTACAGCCTGATGGGCGCGGCGGGCGAGCTGGTTTCCTTCCGCACCGAGCTGTTCAAACCGCTGGAGGCCGATACCATTCTGGACGATTTCGTGCAGTCGATGCGCATCGTGAATGCCGGCTACCGCGTGGTGTACGAGCCCCGGGCCTACGCCATGGAGCCGCCGTCCTTTTCGCTGGGGGAGGAGATGAAGCGCAAGGTGCGCATCTGCGCGGGCGGCTGGCAGGCCATAAGCCGGCTGCCGGCGCTGCTCAACCCGCTGCGGCAGCCGGTGGTGGTGTTTCTGTACGTGTCGCACCGGGTGCTGCGCTGGAGCCTCACGCCGCTGCTGCTGGCGCTGCTGCTGCCGCTCAATGGCTTGCTGGCCGTGGCCGAGGGCGGCTGGTACACGCTCATGCTGGCGGCGCAGCTGGGGTTTTATGCGGCGGCCGGGCTGGGCTGGCGGCTGGCGGCGCGGGGCCGGGCGGCGGGCCCGCTGCTGGTGCCACTCTACTTCACGATGATGAACGTGGCTGTGTTCCAGGGTTTTTGGCGCTTCGTGCGCAAGGCCCAGCCGGCCGCCTGGGATAAGGCCCAGCGCGCCGCTGTAGCCACCGCGCAATAG